A stretch of Cellulosilyticum sp. I15G10I2 DNA encodes these proteins:
- a CDS encoding PolC-type DNA polymerase III translates to MYSKEEKKYFSYVFSKLNLNPHITQRFQDCKVQDVVVNQYAKEVEIHLEDSKECSESTLKVLETEIKNNLTGINKVSIQFIKKIQRSIQTNEMQELLTNSWDKVLKHLGRVAPLLEAILRYAKWHLENNMLIIQIPISYRAYLQKMKCKEVLTDILQDYVGTMTIEFKFKDEIKDIIPKISAEVHKITEDSITHITAQNQKNDVFKQENVIVEPTDVLLGKDFAGESTQLSQLPENDEVIIVKATILSVEIRELKNDNILVSLDITDYTYSITTKFFIKKDKWEPIKGDIKKGNALKIRGLLEYDSFIQERIIKAKDIIKINAMRIIRLDTSEEKRIELHAHTQMSSMDATVNVSELVGRAAKWGHKAIAITDHGVVQSFPDAASTAKKHNIKVIYGVEAYIVDDLSAVVQNSKNQTLDDLYVVFDIETTGFTPGKDRITEIGAVKIKNGEIIDEYKTFVNPEIPIPQTIVELTGITDEMVKEAPTVESVIPEFLNFIGEAVLVAHNASFDTSFINYFANQQGLTVGNTILDTLGLSRLLLTGLSKHKLNHVAKYLEIDLENHHRAIDDAIATAKIFIKLGQKLKSMQVVTLEQLNLYAAKEIDVKKLKTYHAIILVKNQQGLFNLYNLVTKSHIEYFFKKPRIPKSVYKAYSEGLIIGSACEAGELYKALLENKPREQVDSIASFYDYLEIQPIANNRFLLEKGKVQSYEELKNINRQIVALGKKHNKKVVATGDIHFLDPEDEVYRRIIMTGQGYTDADNQPPLYFHTTNEFLKEFEYLGEETAYEVVVQNPNEIADSIEHVKPIPDETFPPKIDGADEELVQITTNKAIEIYGEPLPAPVKDRLDRELGSIIKNGFAVLYIIAQKLVWKSLEDGYLVGSRGSVGSSFVATMATITEVNPLSPHYVCKHCKYSDFDSPEVVKFAGGSGCDMPDKTCPVCGALLQKDGHDIPFETFLGFDGDKEPDIDLNFSGEYQARAHAYTEELFGSSHVFKAGTIGTLAEKTAYGFVQKYLEEKNMKLSKAEANRLISGCTGIKRTTGQHPGGLMVVPRDNDIHNFCPVQRPANDMKSTITTTHFDYHSISGRLLKLDILGHDDPTIIRMLEDLTGLNATQIPLDDAKTISLFTTTEALQVTREDINSEVGSLGIPEFGTKFVRQMLVDTKPTTFSELIRISGLSHGTDVWLNNAQELVRQGVASLSEVISTRDDIMVYLIIAGVEKKAAFKIMECVRKGKGLTEEQEQEMKKAGVKEWYINSCKKIKYMFPKAHAAAYVMMAFRIAYFKVYYPLAFYAAYFSIRAKGNFDYEIMCHGREVAERAIRELEQRQALSTKEKDTLTVLELVREMYARGIHFKTINLYESDAERFIIQEDGILPPFNSLQGLGDTAAKNIVEKRKQGEFLSVEHFKNETKVSHTIIDLMKKSGILKGIPDTSQLTLF, encoded by the coding sequence ATGTATTCAAAAGAGGAAAAAAAATATTTTTCTTATGTTTTTTCGAAATTAAATCTCAACCCTCATATTACACAACGTTTTCAAGATTGCAAAGTACAAGACGTTGTGGTTAATCAATATGCTAAAGAAGTAGAAATACATCTTGAAGATTCTAAGGAATGTAGTGAATCAACGCTTAAAGTACTTGAAACAGAGATTAAGAATAATTTAACAGGGATAAATAAGGTAAGCATTCAATTCATAAAAAAGATACAACGAAGTATACAAACAAATGAGATGCAAGAGCTCTTAACAAACAGTTGGGATAAGGTATTGAAACATCTTGGTAGGGTTGCACCTCTTTTAGAGGCTATTTTACGCTATGCTAAATGGCATTTAGAAAATAATATGCTTATTATACAAATTCCAATATCTTACAGAGCTTATTTGCAAAAAATGAAATGTAAAGAAGTTCTTACAGATATCTTGCAGGATTATGTAGGAACGATGACTATTGAATTTAAGTTTAAAGATGAAATAAAAGATATTATACCAAAGATCAGTGCCGAAGTTCATAAAATTACCGAGGATAGTATTACACATATTACTGCTCAAAATCAAAAAAATGATGTATTTAAACAAGAAAATGTTATAGTTGAACCAACCGATGTTCTTTTAGGTAAGGACTTTGCTGGAGAGTCGACTCAGCTTTCGCAATTACCAGAAAATGATGAAGTTATCATTGTAAAAGCAACGATTTTAAGTGTAGAAATAAGAGAACTTAAAAATGATAACATATTAGTTTCTCTTGACATTACAGATTATACTTATTCAATTACCACAAAATTTTTTATTAAAAAAGACAAGTGGGAGCCTATAAAAGGCGACATTAAAAAAGGAAATGCTTTAAAGATACGAGGACTGCTTGAATATGATTCTTTTATACAGGAACGTATTATAAAGGCAAAAGATATCATTAAAATAAATGCAATGAGAATTATACGTTTAGATACAAGTGAAGAAAAGCGTATTGAATTGCATGCCCATACTCAAATGAGTAGCATGGATGCTACTGTAAATGTCTCGGAACTCGTTGGACGAGCAGCTAAGTGGGGGCATAAAGCGATAGCTATAACTGATCACGGAGTGGTACAATCTTTTCCAGATGCCGCTTCAACTGCTAAAAAACATAATATTAAAGTGATCTATGGTGTGGAAGCTTATATAGTGGATGATTTGAGTGCGGTTGTACAGAATTCTAAAAACCAAACATTAGACGATCTCTATGTCGTATTTGATATTGAAACAACTGGATTTACACCAGGGAAAGACCGTATTACTGAAATAGGTGCTGTTAAGATAAAAAATGGAGAAATTATAGATGAATATAAAACGTTTGTTAATCCAGAGATCCCTATACCTCAAACTATAGTTGAATTAACAGGTATTACAGATGAAATGGTTAAAGAGGCACCAACAGTTGAAAGCGTTATTCCTGAGTTTCTAAATTTTATAGGTGAAGCTGTTTTAGTTGCGCATAACGCATCTTTTGATACTAGTTTTATTAATTATTTTGCAAATCAACAGGGGCTAACGGTAGGTAATACGATATTAGATACTCTGGGATTATCAAGACTGCTCTTAACAGGGCTTTCAAAGCATAAACTTAATCATGTTGCAAAGTATTTGGAAATAGATTTAGAAAACCACCATCGAGCGATTGATGATGCAATAGCTACGGCAAAAATTTTCATAAAGCTTGGACAAAAGTTAAAGAGCATGCAGGTTGTAACTTTAGAGCAGCTTAATCTCTATGCAGCTAAAGAAATTGATGTTAAGAAACTAAAAACTTATCATGCAATCATCTTAGTTAAAAATCAACAAGGTTTATTTAATTTATATAATCTTGTCACAAAGTCTCATATTGAGTACTTTTTTAAAAAACCACGTATTCCTAAAAGTGTCTATAAAGCCTATAGCGAAGGGCTTATTATAGGCTCAGCATGTGAAGCTGGGGAACTATACAAGGCATTATTGGAGAATAAACCGCGGGAACAAGTTGATAGTATTGCGAGCTTCTATGACTATCTGGAGATTCAACCTATAGCGAATAATCGCTTTTTATTGGAAAAGGGAAAAGTTCAGTCCTATGAAGAACTTAAAAATATTAATCGCCAAATTGTAGCACTCGGAAAAAAGCACAATAAAAAAGTAGTTGCTACAGGAGATATTCACTTTCTTGATCCTGAAGATGAAGTCTATAGACGCATTATTATGACAGGACAGGGATATACCGATGCTGATAATCAGCCGCCACTTTACTTTCATACGACCAATGAATTTTTAAAGGAATTTGAGTATCTGGGAGAAGAAACAGCTTATGAAGTTGTTGTGCAAAATCCCAACGAGATTGCAGATAGTATAGAGCATGTTAAACCCATACCAGATGAAACTTTCCCCCCAAAAATAGATGGCGCAGATGAGGAACTTGTTCAGATTACAACAAACAAAGCCATAGAAATTTATGGAGAGCCTCTTCCTGCCCCTGTAAAAGATAGATTAGATAGAGAACTTGGTTCAATTATTAAAAATGGATTTGCAGTGTTATATATTATTGCACAGAAACTGGTTTGGAAGTCCTTGGAAGATGGCTATTTGGTAGGATCTAGAGGGTCTGTAGGATCATCTTTTGTTGCAACGATGGCAACCATTACAGAAGTTAATCCACTTTCACCGCATTATGTATGTAAACACTGCAAATATTCTGATTTTGATTCTCCAGAAGTGGTCAAATTTGCAGGGGGATCGGGGTGTGATATGCCTGATAAAACATGTCCTGTATGTGGCGCGCTGCTGCAAAAAGACGGACATGATATCCCCTTTGAAACATTTCTTGGATTTGACGGCGATAAAGAACCTGATATAGACCTTAACTTTTCAGGCGAATATCAGGCTAGGGCTCATGCTTATACAGAGGAACTTTTTGGATCTTCTCATGTATTTAAAGCGGGAACAATTGGTACTTTAGCTGAAAAGACTGCTTATGGATTTGTCCAAAAGTATTTAGAAGAAAAAAACATGAAATTATCAAAGGCAGAAGCCAATAGATTAATCAGTGGCTGTACAGGCATAAAGCGTACAACAGGACAACATCCGGGAGGGCTTATGGTTGTCCCAAGAGATAACGATATCCATAATTTTTGCCCTGTACAGAGGCCGGCCAATGATATGAAATCAACAATAACAACAACACACTTTGACTATCACTCAATCAGCGGAAGATTGTTGAAATTAGATATTCTAGGGCATGACGATCCAACCATTATACGTATGCTTGAAGATTTAACCGGGTTAAATGCAACACAAATCCCTCTTGATGATGCTAAAACCATATCGCTCTTTACAACAACAGAAGCATTACAAGTGACCCGTGAAGATATTAATAGTGAAGTAGGGTCTTTAGGAATCCCGGAATTTGGTACAAAATTTGTTAGGCAGATGCTAGTTGATACTAAGCCGACTACATTTTCAGAACTTATTAGAATCTCAGGCCTTTCTCACGGGACAGATGTTTGGTTAAATAATGCTCAGGAATTAGTTAGACAAGGAGTGGCCAGTCTTTCAGAAGTTATCTCAACACGAGATGATATTATGGTTTATCTGATTATTGCAGGTGTTGAAAAAAAAGCAGCTTTTAAAATTATGGAATGTGTAAGAAAAGGGAAAGGTTTAACAGAAGAACAGGAACAGGAAATGAAAAAGGCAGGAGTTAAGGAGTGGTATATTAATTCTTGTAAAAAAATCAAATATATGTTTCCTAAGGCTCATGCAGCTGCTTATGTTATGATGGCATTTAGAATTGCTTATTTTAAGGTATACTATCCTCTAGCTTTTTATGCAGCTTATTTTTCTATACGTGCTAAAGGTAACTTTGATTATGAAATAATGTGTCATGGACGTGAAGTGGCGGAAAGAGCTATTAGAGAGTTAGAACAAAGGCAGGCTTTATCTACAAAAGAAAAAGATACTTTAACGGTTCTCGAGCTTGTTAGGGAAATGTATGCAAGAGGAATTCATTTTAAAACTATTAATTTATATGAGTCTGATGCAGAAAGATTTATCATTCAAGAAGATGGTATTTTACCACCTTTTAACTCTCTTCAAGGTTTAGGTGATACAGCGGCTAAAAATATTGTCGAAAAGAGAAAACAAGGGGAATTTTTATCAGTTGAACACTTTAAAAATGAGACTAAGGTGAGTCATACGATTATTGATCTAATGAAAAAAAGTGGCATATTAAAAGGTATTCCCGATACTAGTCAGTTAACTTTGTTTTAG
- the ispG gene encoding flavodoxin-dependent (E)-4-hydroxy-3-methylbut-2-enyl-diphosphate synthase yields MMLCKRESTKMIRIQDRFIGGGQPILIQSMTNTKTENAEETIRQILALEEAGCEIVRVAVPHVEAARAIEKIIKNIHIPLVADIHFDYKLALMAIENGVNKLRINPGNIGSRERVEKVVEKAKAYKIPIRIGVNSGSIEKSILKQYGGVNALAMLESAKRHITILEEMDFHDIVISLKASQVPLAIDAYTTFAYHYNYPLHVGITESGTLYKGAIKSAVGLGAILSQGIGDTIRVSLSDDPVKEVECAKHILQSLVLRKFGVEIIACPTCGRTEVNLIELAKKVEYATRHITKDLKIAVMGCAVNGPGEAKEADIGVAGGKNEGLIFKKGQIIKKVREDELFDALMKEIEQM; encoded by the coding sequence ATGATGTTATGTAAAAGAGAAAGTACAAAAATGATACGTATTCAAGATAGATTTATTGGAGGCGGGCAGCCGATTCTTATACAGTCTATGACGAATACAAAAACAGAAAATGCAGAGGAAACCATTCGACAAATTTTAGCGCTAGAAGAAGCTGGCTGCGAGATAGTAAGAGTAGCTGTGCCACATGTTGAAGCGGCGAGAGCTATTGAAAAAATTATAAAAAATATTCATATTCCATTAGTAGCAGATATTCATTTTGATTATAAACTTGCTTTAATGGCCATTGAAAATGGGGTAAATAAGTTGAGGATTAACCCAGGAAACATAGGGAGTCGTGAACGTGTAGAAAAAGTTGTAGAGAAAGCTAAGGCGTATAAGATCCCTATTAGAATAGGTGTTAATTCAGGATCTATTGAAAAAAGTATTTTAAAGCAATATGGCGGGGTTAATGCTCTTGCCATGTTAGAAAGTGCTAAAAGACATATTACGATATTGGAAGAGATGGATTTTCATGATATTGTAATATCTCTTAAGGCGTCTCAAGTCCCGTTAGCAATAGATGCCTATACAACTTTTGCATATCATTATAACTATCCTTTGCATGTAGGTATTACGGAATCGGGAACTTTATATAAAGGAGCTATTAAATCAGCTGTTGGACTTGGGGCAATTTTATCACAAGGGATAGGTGATACGATACGTGTGTCACTATCCGATGATCCTGTAAAAGAAGTAGAGTGTGCAAAGCATATTCTGCAGTCATTAGTACTGAGAAAATTTGGGGTTGAAATTATCGCATGCCCTACATGTGGCAGAACTGAAGTTAATCTAATAGAACTTGCAAAAAAAGTAGAGTATGCAACAAGGCATATTACAAAAGATCTTAAAATTGCAGTAATGGGATGTGCTGTAAATGGTCCAGGAGAAGCTAAAGAAGCTGATATTGGTGTTGCTGGAGGAAAAAACGAGGGACTGATTTTTAAAAAAGGGCAAATCATAAAAAAGGTGAGAGAAGATGAACTCTTTGATGCACTTATGAAAGAGATAGAACAGATGTAA